Proteins encoded within one genomic window of Deltaproteobacteria bacterium:
- the istB gene encoding IS21-like element helper ATPase IstB — translation MTRTDNDAVDGVKLALMLSELRLPTMRSLWERFAERADAEGWPAARFLAVLAEHELAERGRRRIQRHMAEARLLPGKSLATFDFAVVPTVSKARVMALAAGDAWLTQGASCLIFGPPGTGKSHLASAIGLALVENGYRVLFARTTDLVQRLQVARRELALESLLARLDRFHLVILDDFAYVRKDQAETSVLFELISARYERRSLLITANQPFSEWDRIFPDETTAVAAVDRLVHRATILEMNVESYRRREALKAKPRKRGRPATKATKKNTPTD, via the coding sequence ATGACACGGACAGACAATGACGCGGTCGACGGGGTCAAGCTGGCCCTGATGCTCTCGGAACTCCGTCTGCCGACCATGCGGTCGCTCTGGGAACGCTTTGCCGAGCGGGCCGATGCCGAGGGCTGGCCGGCGGCCCGGTTCCTGGCGGTCCTCGCCGAACACGAGCTGGCGGAGCGGGGCCGGCGCCGGATCCAGCGCCACATGGCCGAGGCCCGGCTGTTGCCGGGCAAGAGCCTGGCCACCTTCGACTTCGCCGTGGTGCCCACCGTCTCCAAGGCCCGGGTCATGGCGCTGGCCGCCGGCGACGCCTGGCTCACCCAGGGGGCATCATGCCTCATCTTCGGGCCGCCCGGGACCGGGAAATCGCACCTGGCCTCGGCGATCGGCCTGGCGCTGGTCGAGAACGGCTACCGCGTGCTCTTCGCCCGGACCACCGATCTGGTGCAGCGCCTGCAGGTGGCCCGGCGCGAACTCGCCCTGGAAAGCCTGCTCGCCAGGCTCGACCGGTTCCACCTCGTGATCCTCGACGACTTTGCCTACGTCCGAAAGGATCAGGCCGAAACCAGCGTCCTCTTCGAACTCATCTCGGCCCGGTACGAGCGCCGGTCACTCCTGATCACCGCCAACCAGCCGTTCTCCGAATGGGACCGGATCTTCCCCGACGAAACCACGGCCGTGGCCGCCGTCGACCGTCTGGTCCATCGGGCCACGATCCTGGAAATGAACGTCGAGAGCTACAGGCGGCGCGAAGCCCTCAAGGCGAAACCGCGCAAGCGGGGCCGGCCCGCGACGAAGGCCACGAAAAAGAACACGCCAACCGACTGA
- the istA gene encoding IS21 family transposase — MRTFMNHRKTLSTETAAAKAGFSAATGYRIQRDPRPPSQKRAPRGRRRPDPLAGIFDKDVVPMLQDNTDIRPVGVFRELMRLHPDLDPGIRRTLERRIRDWRARHGPDRDVIFRQTARPGRIALSDFTVMNALGVTVAGQPLDHRLYHFRLPWSGFRHAEVVLGGESFTALATGLQAALWSLGGVPAEHRTDSLSAAFRNLGKDDARDRTGRYEALCGHYGMTASRNNRGVAHENGAIESAHGHLKREVTDALALRGSKDFADIDAYRAFMAGIVGRGNARRAKAIRAERGTLRDLPPMRTPDWEDATVTVTTSSGFILKKVFYTVPSRLIGHRLGVRIFDDRLELHLGHTHQLTLPRKRRGTSAKAVHVVNYRHVIHALKTKPMALLNLVYRDELFPRDAYRRCFEMAVARLGERAGCRLSVKLLALAHEENCEAALATEIDRGLQAGILPDLDDLRTRFAPDPGGLPEVQVTRARLAGYGALLGTGDAS; from the coding sequence ATGAGGACTTTCATGAACCACAGGAAAACCCTTTCGACCGAAACGGCGGCCGCGAAGGCCGGCTTCAGCGCCGCCACCGGGTACCGGATCCAACGGGACCCGCGTCCCCCTTCGCAAAAACGGGCGCCCCGCGGCCGGCGGCGCCCCGATCCGCTGGCCGGGATCTTCGACAAGGACGTCGTGCCGATGCTGCAGGACAACACCGACATCCGGCCGGTGGGTGTGTTCCGGGAATTGATGCGGCTCCATCCCGACCTGGATCCGGGCATCCGGCGCACCCTCGAGCGGCGGATCCGCGACTGGCGGGCCCGCCACGGCCCGGACCGGGACGTGATCTTCCGACAGACCGCCAGGCCGGGCCGGATCGCCCTGTCGGACTTCACGGTCATGAACGCTCTCGGCGTCACCGTGGCCGGACAGCCCCTCGATCACCGGCTCTATCACTTCCGGCTCCCCTGGTCGGGGTTCCGCCATGCAGAGGTGGTTCTCGGCGGCGAGAGCTTCACGGCCCTGGCCACAGGGCTGCAGGCCGCGCTCTGGTCCCTGGGTGGCGTTCCCGCCGAACACCGCACCGACAGCCTGTCGGCGGCCTTCCGCAACCTCGGCAAGGACGACGCGCGGGACCGGACCGGACGGTATGAGGCGTTGTGCGGGCATTACGGGATGACGGCCTCCCGCAACAACCGCGGCGTGGCCCACGAGAACGGCGCCATCGAGAGTGCGCATGGCCACCTCAAGCGCGAGGTCACCGATGCCCTGGCGCTGCGGGGGTCGAAGGACTTTGCCGATATCGACGCCTATCGCGCCTTCATGGCCGGGATCGTCGGACGCGGCAATGCCCGCCGGGCGAAGGCCATCCGGGCCGAACGCGGCACGCTTCGCGACCTGCCGCCGATGCGCACCCCGGATTGGGAGGACGCCACCGTCACCGTCACCACGTCCAGCGGCTTCATCCTCAAGAAGGTGTTCTACACCGTTCCCTCGCGGCTGATCGGCCACCGGCTCGGGGTCCGCATTTTTGACGACCGGCTGGAACTCCATCTGGGGCACACCCACCAGCTGACCCTGCCGCGCAAGCGCAGGGGGACATCCGCGAAGGCCGTGCATGTGGTCAATTACCGCCACGTGATCCATGCCCTGAAGACCAAGCCGATGGCGCTCCTGAACCTGGTCTATCGCGACGAGCTGTTCCCGCGCGACGCCTACCGGCGTTGCTTCGAGATGGCGGTCGCCCGGCTCGGCGAGCGCGCGGGCTGCCGGCTGAGCGTGAAACTCCTGGCGCTCGCGCATGAGGAGAATTGCGAGGCGGCGCTGGCGACGGAAATCGACCGCGGCCTGCAGGCCGGGATTCTGCCGGACCTCGATGATCTCCGGACCCGGTTCGCACCGGACCCGGGAGGCCTGCCCGAGGTTCAAGTCACCCGGGCCCGGCTGGCCGGCTACGGGGCGCTGCTCGGCACGGGAGACGCGTCATGA